In the genome of Actinomadura graeca, one region contains:
- a CDS encoding GNAT family N-acetyltransferase encodes MTSVRILPWSEDDFGLLRRVNVPEMKEHLGGPETEEQVRVRHARYLRPDEIGGRMYRIVADGEAAGTVGFWSRVWRDEPVYESGWSVLPEFQGRGVAVAAVREVLGAARDHGRRRHLHAFPSVDHHASNGVCRKAGFILLGECDFEYPPGRLLRSNDWRFDLEAASRRP; translated from the coding sequence ATGACGAGTGTGCGGATCCTGCCCTGGTCCGAGGACGATTTCGGCTTGCTGCGCCGCGTGAACGTCCCGGAGATGAAGGAGCACCTCGGCGGGCCCGAGACCGAGGAGCAGGTGCGCGTCCGGCACGCGCGGTACCTGCGCCCGGACGAGATCGGTGGGCGGATGTACCGGATCGTCGCCGACGGCGAGGCCGCCGGGACGGTCGGCTTCTGGTCGCGGGTGTGGCGGGACGAACCGGTCTACGAGAGCGGCTGGAGCGTGCTGCCGGAGTTCCAGGGGCGGGGCGTCGCGGTCGCCGCCGTGCGCGAGGTCCTCGGCGCCGCAAGGGACCACGGCCGGCGCCGCCACCTGCACGCGTTCCCGTCGGTGGACCATCATGCGTCCAACGGCGTCTGCCGCAAGGCCGGGTTCATACTCCTCGGGGAATGCGACTTCGAGTATCCGCCCGGCCGCCTGCTCCGCTCCAACGACTGGCGCTTCGACCTGGAGGCGGCCTCTCGGCGGCCCTGA
- a CDS encoding chitinase, whose product MRKIWVLAVLAAGMLVGAGGPANAENVLSNAGFESGTLSGWSCSGGGSVVGTPVRTGSYALAGAVGAGDNGQCTQTVGVRPNTAYTLSAWVRGTYVYLGVTGGASTWTPSSPAYSRLSVSFTTGAGQTSAQIFLHGWFGAGTYHADDVELDGPGGSQPGVPGRPDTPKLGTVTDDSISLSWAAAPGGAAGYRVYEGQEVRAAVTGTAATLSGLRKCSTHGYTVAAYNDAGESAKSDPVSGTTGGCADPGLPKHALIGYLHASFANGSGYIKMADVPAAWDVINLSFGEPTSVTSGDIRFNRCPVSECPNVESDADFIAAIRAKQAQGKKVLISIGGQNGQVQLTTAGARDAFVRSVGEIIDRYGLDGLDVDFEGHSLYLNSGDTDFRNPTTPVIVNLISALKTLKAKYGEKFVLTMAPETFFVQVGHQFYGGNGGADNRTGSYLPVIHAMRDALTVLHVQDYNSGPVMGLDGVYHTMGGAEFHIAMTDMVKAGFPVANTGHTFPGLRPDQIAFGVPAAVSAGNGHTSPAQVQQAVTCLAKGQGCGSYTLRGGTSPALRGLMTWSINWDRYFNWEFMKAHEPFLKALP is encoded by the coding sequence ATGAGGAAGATCTGGGTCCTGGCGGTCCTGGCCGCCGGGATGCTGGTCGGGGCCGGCGGCCCCGCGAACGCGGAGAACGTGCTGTCCAACGCCGGGTTCGAGAGCGGGACGCTGAGCGGCTGGTCCTGCTCGGGCGGCGGGTCGGTGGTCGGCACGCCGGTGCGGACGGGCTCGTACGCCCTGGCCGGTGCCGTCGGCGCGGGCGATAACGGGCAGTGCACGCAGACGGTCGGGGTCCGGCCGAACACGGCGTACACCCTGTCGGCCTGGGTGCGCGGCACGTACGTGTATCTGGGCGTGACCGGCGGCGCCTCCACCTGGACGCCCTCGTCGCCCGCCTACAGCAGGCTGTCGGTGTCGTTCACGACGGGGGCGGGGCAGACCTCGGCGCAGATCTTCCTGCACGGGTGGTTCGGCGCCGGAACGTACCACGCCGACGACGTTGAGCTGGACGGACCCGGCGGTTCCCAGCCCGGTGTCCCGGGCCGTCCCGACACGCCGAAGCTGGGGACGGTCACCGACGACTCGATCTCCCTGTCGTGGGCGGCGGCGCCCGGCGGAGCGGCCGGCTACCGCGTGTACGAGGGCCAGGAGGTGCGGGCGGCCGTCACCGGGACCGCGGCCACGCTGAGCGGGCTGCGGAAGTGCTCCACCCACGGCTACACCGTCGCGGCGTACAACGACGCGGGCGAGTCGGCGAAATCCGATCCCGTCAGCGGCACCACCGGCGGCTGCGCCGACCCCGGGCTGCCCAAGCACGCGCTGATCGGGTACCTGCACGCCAGCTTCGCCAACGGCTCGGGCTACATCAAGATGGCCGACGTCCCGGCGGCGTGGGACGTCATCAACCTGTCGTTCGGCGAGCCGACGTCGGTGACCTCCGGAGACATCCGCTTCAACCGGTGCCCGGTGAGCGAGTGCCCGAACGTGGAGAGCGACGCCGACTTCATCGCGGCGATCCGCGCGAAGCAGGCGCAGGGCAAGAAGGTGCTGATCTCGATCGGCGGGCAGAACGGGCAGGTGCAGCTCACCACGGCGGGCGCGCGGGACGCGTTCGTCCGGTCGGTGGGGGAGATCATCGACCGGTACGGCCTGGACGGCCTGGACGTCGACTTCGAGGGCCACTCGCTGTACCTGAACTCCGGCGACACCGACTTCCGCAACCCCACCACCCCGGTGATCGTCAACCTGATCTCGGCGTTGAAGACGCTCAAGGCCAAGTACGGGGAGAAGTTCGTCCTGACGATGGCGCCGGAGACGTTCTTCGTGCAGGTCGGCCACCAGTTCTACGGCGGCAACGGCGGCGCGGACAACCGCACCGGCTCCTACCTGCCGGTGATCCACGCGATGCGCGACGCGCTGACGGTGCTGCACGTGCAGGACTACAACTCCGGCCCGGTGATGGGGCTGGACGGCGTGTACCACACGATGGGCGGCGCCGAGTTCCACATCGCGATGACCGACATGGTGAAGGCCGGTTTCCCGGTCGCCAACACCGGCCACACGTTCCCGGGGCTGCGTCCCGACCAGATCGCCTTCGGGGTGCCCGCCGCGGTCAGCGCGGGCAACGGGCACACCTCGCCGGCGCAGGTGCAGCAGGCGGTCACCTGCCTGGCCAAGGGGCAGGGATGCGGGTCGTACACGCTGCGCGGCGGGACGTCCCCGGCGCTGCGCGGCCTGATGACCTGGTCCATCAACTGGGACCGCTACTTCAACTGGGAGTTCATGAAGGCCCACGAGCCGTTCCTCAAGGCGCTGCCGTGA
- a CDS encoding MFS transporter, which translates to MAGRDRAGPSPIAADGGGAGAGRREDDRLGRDFTRLWRAYAASTLGTWLALDAFPLIAILLLHVGAAQVSMIAASGAVGALLAVPLGPWVEFQPKRRLMVRADLVRFAALLTVPVAYALDGLTFAHLLLAAMVVAVADVVFRGASGAHLKGLVPRRRLMDANGRFETVAWMSTAVGPPAGGALIGLLGPVVTVCLDAVSYVLSAWGIRAIRAPEPPPPVRGPRDAGIGEGWRAIAADATLRLLFANTVLVSALIMATAPLLTYRMLGDLGFSPLQYGLAFGVPCLGGIAGARASRRLVRRFGTRGILLGFGVARALWLVGLSIPATGLPALLLIMAVEMGMITCVGVFNPVYATERLRRTDDGRLARVLTAWTVSTRAAIAAATVLWGLLAAVTSPRIAIAVAGILLIATSLLLPWRGDGDRARRGRRSTREPPLPAARRRCW; encoded by the coding sequence ATGGCCGGTCGGGATCGAGCCGGGCCGTCGCCGATCGCGGCGGACGGCGGCGGCGCTGGAGCGGGACGGCGCGAGGACGACCGCCTGGGACGGGACTTCACGCGGCTGTGGCGGGCCTACGCCGCCAGCACGCTGGGGACCTGGCTGGCCCTGGACGCGTTCCCCCTGATCGCGATCCTCCTCCTGCACGTGGGGGCGGCGCAGGTGTCGATGATCGCGGCGAGCGGGGCCGTCGGGGCGCTGCTCGCCGTCCCGCTGGGCCCGTGGGTGGAGTTCCAGCCCAAGCGGCGGCTCATGGTGCGGGCCGACCTCGTGCGGTTCGCCGCGCTGCTGACGGTTCCCGTGGCCTATGCGCTGGACGGGCTGACCTTCGCGCACCTGCTGCTCGCCGCGATGGTGGTGGCCGTCGCCGACGTCGTCTTCAGAGGTGCCAGCGGCGCGCATCTCAAGGGGCTCGTCCCGCGGCGGCGCCTGATGGACGCCAACGGCCGGTTCGAGACCGTCGCCTGGATGTCGACGGCCGTGGGCCCTCCGGCGGGAGGCGCGCTGATCGGGCTGCTCGGGCCGGTGGTCACGGTGTGCCTGGACGCGGTGAGCTACGTGCTGTCCGCGTGGGGGATACGCGCGATCCGGGCGCCCGAGCCGCCGCCGCCCGTCCGGGGGCCGCGGGACGCCGGGATCGGGGAGGGATGGCGCGCGATAGCCGCGGACGCGACCCTGCGCCTGCTGTTCGCCAACACCGTCCTCGTGTCCGCGCTCATCATGGCGACGGCGCCGCTGCTGACCTACCGGATGCTCGGCGACCTCGGCTTCTCCCCGTTGCAGTACGGGCTGGCGTTCGGTGTGCCGTGCCTGGGCGGCATCGCGGGCGCCCGCGCGTCGCGGCGGCTCGTCCGGCGGTTCGGGACGCGCGGGATCCTGCTCGGCTTCGGCGTCGCCAGGGCGCTCTGGCTCGTCGGCCTGTCGATCCCGGCGACGGGCCTGCCGGCGCTGCTGCTCATCATGGCGGTCGAGATGGGCATGATCACCTGCGTCGGGGTGTTCAACCCGGTGTACGCCACCGAACGGCTGCGGCGCACCGACGACGGGCGGCTGGCCCGCGTCCTGACCGCCTGGACCGTCAGCACCCGCGCGGCCATCGCCGCGGCCACGGTCCTGTGGGGCCTGCTCGCCGCGGTCACCTCCCCCCGGATCGCGATCGCGGTGGCGGGGATCCTCCTCATCGCGACGTCGCTGCTCCTGCCCTGGCGCGGGGACGGTGACAGGGCGCGGAGGGGACGGCGGAGTACGCGTGAGCCGCCGCTCCCCGCGGCGCGGCGTCGGTGCTGGTGA
- a CDS encoding chitinase: MLRPRTVLSVLAALLIVLLLPLGARADTPTATFAKSADWGAGWEGRFTLANATGSAVDGWTVEFDLPSGTNVGAYWDALLTKDGSHHTFRNREYNASLAPGKAVTFGFTGTGPGAPENCKFNGRPCAGGPDEPGGLGAPGAPSVTGRTDTSLTLTWSAGSGTPSGYRVYEGTDLRATVTGTTATLGGLEKCSTHSYTVRSYGEDAESAASTAVTGTTGGCAAGPLPKHFLTGYWHNFDNPARELKLADVPNDYDLVAVAFGEATSRAGEVSFAVDPGLSKSLGGYTNEQFKADVAALHAKGKKVILSVGGEKGSIQVSSGSSATAFATSVHALMTQYGFDGVDIDLENGLNPTYMGQALRDLRSKADADLIITMAPQTIDMQSTGGSYFQLALKIKDILTVVHMQYYNSGAMLGCDQKVYSQGTVDFMTGLACIQLENGLRPDQVALGLPAGAGAAGGGVVQPAMVNNALDCLAKGTGCGSYKPARTYPDIRGAMTWSINWDVTNGNGFARTIRPHLNTLP, from the coding sequence GTGTTGCGTCCCCGCACCGTTCTCAGCGTCCTCGCCGCCCTGCTGATCGTCCTGCTGCTGCCGCTCGGCGCGCGCGCGGACACGCCCACCGCTACGTTCGCCAAGTCCGCCGACTGGGGAGCCGGGTGGGAGGGCAGGTTCACCCTCGCCAACGCCACCGGCTCGGCGGTCGACGGGTGGACGGTCGAGTTCGACCTCCCGTCCGGCACGAACGTCGGCGCGTACTGGGACGCCCTGCTCACCAAGGACGGCTCCCACCACACCTTCCGCAACCGCGAGTACAACGCCTCGCTCGCACCCGGCAAGGCGGTGACGTTCGGGTTCACCGGCACCGGGCCGGGAGCCCCCGAGAACTGCAAGTTCAACGGGCGGCCCTGCGCGGGCGGCCCGGATGAGCCCGGCGGCCTGGGCGCCCCCGGCGCGCCGAGCGTGACGGGCCGGACGGACACCTCCCTCACCCTGACCTGGTCGGCGGGCAGCGGGACGCCGTCCGGCTACCGCGTGTACGAGGGCACCGACCTGCGGGCGACCGTCACCGGCACCACCGCGACGCTCGGCGGGCTGGAGAAGTGCTCCACCCACAGCTACACCGTCAGGTCCTACGGCGAGGACGCCGAGTCGGCGGCCAGCACCGCCGTCACCGGGACGACCGGCGGCTGCGCGGCCGGGCCGCTGCCCAAGCACTTCCTCACCGGGTACTGGCACAACTTCGACAACCCGGCGCGGGAGCTGAAGCTCGCGGACGTCCCGAACGACTACGACCTGGTCGCGGTGGCGTTCGGCGAGGCGACCTCCCGGGCCGGCGAGGTCTCCTTCGCGGTCGACCCCGGGCTGTCGAAGTCCCTCGGCGGGTACACCAACGAGCAGTTCAAGGCCGACGTGGCGGCGCTGCACGCCAAGGGCAAGAAGGTCATCCTGTCGGTCGGCGGCGAGAAGGGCTCCATCCAGGTCTCCAGCGGCTCCTCGGCGACCGCGTTCGCCACGTCGGTGCACGCGCTGATGACCCAGTACGGCTTCGACGGCGTCGACATCGACCTGGAGAACGGCCTCAACCCGACCTACATGGGGCAGGCGCTGCGCGACCTGCGGTCCAAGGCCGACGCCGACCTGATCATCACGATGGCGCCGCAGACCATCGACATGCAGTCCACGGGCGGCTCCTACTTCCAGCTCGCGCTGAAGATCAAGGACATCCTCACCGTCGTCCACATGCAGTACTACAACTCCGGCGCGATGCTCGGCTGCGACCAGAAGGTCTACTCGCAGGGCACGGTCGACTTCATGACCGGACTGGCGTGCATCCAGCTGGAGAACGGGCTGCGGCCCGACCAGGTCGCGCTGGGCCTGCCGGCCGGCGCGGGCGCGGCGGGCGGCGGCGTCGTCCAGCCGGCGATGGTCAACAACGCGCTGGACTGCCTGGCCAAGGGCACCGGGTGCGGCTCGTACAAGCCGGCGCGCACCTACCCCGACATCCGCGGTGCGATGACCTGGTCGATCAACTGGGACGTCACCAACGGCAACGGGTTCGCCAGGACCATCCGCCCGCACCTGAACACCCTGCCGTAG